A single window of Rhodamnia argentea isolate NSW1041297 chromosome 5, ASM2092103v1, whole genome shotgun sequence DNA harbors:
- the LOC125315224 gene encoding antifungal protein ginkbilobin-like protein, whose translation MASFHKTATIIIVVLCSCNVLKGDPDETVVSKICNGDTGTTWSYNDLVNDLLQDLVDHTPGSGFNYYKEKDEFLTNSCYGHGACNGLLTPPDCHKCLGDAKELIQKDCHFSVGAQVQLQDCRIRSCSLSNFRRVEKSAKRLCIR comes from the exons ATGGCTTCATTCCACAAGACTGCAACTATAATAATAGTTGTCCTTTGCTCATGCAACGTCCTCAAAGGTGATCCAGATGAAACAGTGGTATCCAAAATCTGCAATGGAGACACGGGGACAACCTGGTCGTACAATGATTTGGTCAATGATCTCCTTCAAGATCTAGTGGACCATACACCGGGCTCTGGCTTCAATTATTATAAAGAGAAGGATGAGTTCTTGACTAATTCCTGCTATGGTCATGGAGCATGCAATGGGTTACTCACACCTCCGGATTGCCACAAATGCTTAGGTGACGCCAAGGAACTGATACAGAAGGATTGTCACTTTAGCGTCGGCGCTCAAGTTCAGCTTCAAGACTGTAGAATTAG ATCTTGTAGCCTCTCCAACTTTCGCAGAGTAGAAAAGAGTGCAAAGCGGCTGTGCATTAGATAA